In a single window of the Pseudomonas entomophila genome:
- a CDS encoding TolC family outer membrane protein has protein sequence MRTLLNPTRRAAAGLLFVVAIPITPASAATSDLWQVYLDAAQNNSELAAARSDQAARAEAVPQARAGLLPTLSAGAELNNNSTHLNQPAQATRRTGTSYQVTLNQPVFRADRWFNLKAAQAQSDQALLELSATEQKLMLDSAEAYFGLLKAQDGLAASMAEEAAFLRQLDRARKGLQLGLSDRTDVLQAQAGHDSARATRIGAQKRLEDAFEALDTLTHQRYTAIQGMRHDMPLTLPTPNDARTWVDTAMRQNLALQASQQARDAAQHTLSARKAGHLPTLDAVLRYQTGDNDNLGYGNSELRGGGYGSGVEQRSINLQLNIPLFNGGQTRSQVREASQRLSQREFLNDHLQRQVVEQTRNLHRSLNSGVEQVQARRQSIISNQGAVLASQMGLQVGTRNIVDVLEAQRQLYNAVREYNDSRYDYILDTLRLKQSIGTLAPEDLKALCDYLKADYDPDRDFLPPEFPHSLARR, from the coding sequence ATGCGTACGCTACTCAACCCCACTCGGCGGGCCGCTGCTGGCTTATTGTTTGTCGTCGCAATCCCCATTACGCCCGCCAGCGCTGCCACCAGCGACCTCTGGCAGGTGTACCTTGATGCCGCCCAGAACAACAGCGAGTTGGCCGCGGCCCGCTCCGACCAGGCTGCCCGCGCCGAAGCGGTGCCGCAGGCGCGGGCCGGTCTGCTGCCAACCTTGTCGGCCGGTGCCGAGCTGAACAATAACAGCACTCACCTGAACCAACCTGCGCAAGCCACCCGGCGCACTGGCACCAGTTACCAGGTCACGCTCAACCAGCCAGTGTTCCGCGCCGATCGCTGGTTCAACCTCAAAGCTGCCCAGGCCCAGAGCGACCAGGCGTTGCTGGAACTGTCCGCCACCGAACAGAAGTTGATGCTCGACAGCGCCGAGGCTTATTTCGGCCTGCTCAAGGCCCAGGATGGCCTGGCCGCCAGCATGGCCGAGGAGGCCGCGTTCCTGCGCCAGCTGGACCGCGCCCGCAAAGGCTTGCAGCTTGGCCTGTCGGACCGTACCGATGTGCTGCAGGCCCAGGCTGGCCACGACAGCGCCCGGGCCACCCGTATCGGCGCGCAAAAGCGCCTGGAAGATGCCTTCGAGGCCCTCGACACGCTGACCCACCAACGCTACACGGCGATCCAGGGCATGCGCCACGACATGCCGTTGACCCTGCCAACCCCCAATGACGCCCGGACCTGGGTCGATACCGCCATGCGCCAGAATCTGGCGCTACAGGCCAGCCAGCAGGCACGGGACGCTGCCCAGCACACGCTGAGCGCACGCAAGGCCGGGCACCTGCCGACCCTGGACGCGGTGCTGCGCTACCAGACCGGTGACAACGACAACCTGGGTTATGGCAACAGCGAGCTGCGTGGCGGCGGTTATGGCAGCGGTGTCGAACAGCGTTCGATCAACCTGCAACTGAACATTCCGTTGTTCAACGGCGGGCAGACCCGCTCGCAAGTGCGCGAAGCCAGTCAGCGCCTCAGCCAGCGCGAATTTCTCAACGATCACCTGCAACGCCAGGTGGTGGAGCAGACCCGCAACCTCCACCGTAGCCTCAACAGTGGCGTCGAGCAGGTCCAGGCACGCCGCCAGTCGATCATCTCCAACCAGGGGGCGGTGCTGGCCTCGCAGATGGGCCTGCAGGTCGGTACCCGCAACATCGTCGATGTGCTGGAGGCCCAGCGCCAGCTGTACAACGCGGTACGTGAGTACAACGACAGCCGATACGACTACATTCTCGACACGCTGCGCCTGAAGCAGTCCATCGGCACGCTAGCCCCGGAAGACCTGAAGGCACTTTGCGATTATCTCAAAGCCGATTACGATCCGGATCGGGACTTCCT